From a region of the Myxococcus fulvus genome:
- the rnc gene encoding ribonuclease III encodes MEKLSPSERVETLEKRLGFVFSRREVALEALTHKTYVNETRDKDLKDNQRLEFLGDSVVNLAVSHRLMDRFPGMPEGDLTKLRARIVNEDGLARVARSIPLGDLLLLGRGETLSGGREKNSVLADALEAVFGAVYLCAGLETAAQLVDKCFAELLDEVSSGQGRLDYKTLLQEMAHEKLKVSPRYRVVSEAGPEHSKVFEVEVSLGEAPFARASGRSKKEAEQCAAQVTLERLKREAAASPPPVPEGQAPTSEEGTAAPAPATPEVPPDDTPT; translated from the coding sequence GTGGAGAAGCTCAGTCCGTCGGAGCGGGTGGAGACCCTGGAGAAGCGGCTGGGGTTCGTGTTCTCGCGCAGGGAGGTCGCGCTCGAGGCGCTCACCCACAAGACCTACGTCAACGAGACGCGGGACAAGGACCTCAAGGACAACCAGCGGTTGGAGTTCCTGGGGGACTCGGTGGTGAACCTGGCCGTGAGTCACCGGCTGATGGACCGCTTCCCGGGCATGCCCGAGGGTGACCTCACCAAGCTGCGCGCCCGCATCGTCAACGAGGACGGCCTGGCCCGCGTGGCCCGGAGCATCCCCCTGGGGGACCTGCTGCTCTTGGGCCGGGGCGAGACGCTGTCGGGCGGGCGCGAGAAGAACTCCGTGCTGGCGGACGCGCTCGAGGCCGTCTTCGGCGCCGTCTACCTGTGCGCGGGCCTGGAGACCGCCGCGCAGCTGGTGGACAAGTGCTTCGCGGAGCTGCTGGACGAGGTCTCCAGCGGCCAGGGGCGGCTGGACTACAAGACGCTCCTGCAGGAGATGGCCCACGAGAAGCTGAAGGTGTCGCCGCGCTACCGCGTGGTGTCCGAGGCGGGCCCGGAGCACTCGAAGGTGTTCGAGGTGGAGGTGTCGCTCGGGGAGGCGCCCTTCGCCCGCGCCTCCGGGCGCAGCAAGAAGGAGGCGGAGCAGTGCGCGGCCCAGGTCACCCTGGAGCGCCTCAAACGCGAGGCCGCCGCCAGCCCGCCCCCGGTCCCCGAGGGACAGGCCCCCACCTCCGAGGAGGGGACGGCTGCCCCCGCGCCGGCGACCCCGGAAGTGCCACCGGACGACACCCCGACGTGA
- a CDS encoding peptidylprolyl isomerase produces MRPSAPLRLSLALVACLWAGAAVAAAPAAPGKWTKKVAAGKDVYATLKTSAGDITVLLFSKDAPKTVANFVGLAAGEKEWRDPKSGEMSKKPLYNGTVFHRVIPGFMIQGGDPTGTGSGDPGFRFEDEFQSGRTFDKVGLLAMANRGPGTNGSQFFITTSTPDHLTNRHTIFGEVVKGYDVVERIGGLPRDNRDRPREAVVLTKVELSDKAPPGLAATQAPADAPTRPGTTPKRKGPQQPESPRPW; encoded by the coding sequence ATGCGTCCCTCCGCCCCCTTGCGTCTGTCGCTCGCCCTGGTGGCCTGCCTGTGGGCAGGGGCCGCCGTGGCCGCGGCGCCGGCGGCGCCGGGCAAGTGGACGAAGAAGGTGGCGGCGGGCAAGGACGTCTACGCCACCCTCAAGACGAGCGCGGGGGACATCACCGTGCTGCTCTTCTCCAAGGACGCCCCCAAGACGGTGGCGAACTTCGTGGGCCTCGCGGCCGGGGAGAAGGAGTGGCGGGACCCCAAGTCCGGGGAGATGTCGAAGAAGCCCCTCTACAACGGCACGGTGTTCCACCGCGTCATCCCGGGCTTCATGATTCAGGGCGGAGACCCCACGGGGACGGGCTCGGGTGACCCGGGCTTCCGCTTCGAGGACGAGTTCCAGTCCGGTCGCACCTTCGACAAGGTGGGCCTGTTGGCCATGGCCAACCGGGGGCCGGGCACCAACGGCAGCCAGTTCTTCATCACCACCAGCACGCCGGACCACCTGACGAACCGGCACACCATCTTCGGCGAGGTGGTGAAGGGCTATGACGTGGTGGAGCGCATTGGCGGCCTGCCTCGGGACAACCGCGACCGGCCTCGTGAGGCGGTGGTGCTCACCAAGGTGGAGCTGAGCGACAAGGCGCCCCCGGGGCTCGCCGCGACGCAGGCCCCGGCGGATGCGCCGACCCGGCCCGGGACGACGCCGAAGCGGAAGGGTCCGCAGCAGCCCGAGTCGCCCCGGCCGTGGTGA
- the era gene encoding GTPase Era, with the protein MASPKNHRSGFAALIGRPNVGKSTLLNALTGEKIAIVSGKPQTTRNRILGVVTRPEGQVAFIDTPGIHQAKGELNRYMVETALQAAEEVDLVLFLIEPPAGEKLEVSPGNRTILERLEKLGKPTFLVINKIDSLPKAALLPLIDLYRQEFPFAEVVPISAREKDGVERLFQVVLGHLPEGDRLFDEDMLTDQQERTLVAEYIREQVLRHCRQEIPYSTAVLVDIFDESEREPRPGTPPGQLGGLIRIAASIYVERDSQKAIIIGKQGQMLKTIGTDARKSVQRLLGAHVYLDLRVRVEPRWSERPEGLKKLGYD; encoded by the coding sequence ATGGCCTCTCCCAAGAACCACCGCAGCGGCTTCGCCGCGCTCATCGGACGCCCCAACGTGGGCAAGAGCACCCTGCTCAACGCGCTCACCGGTGAGAAGATCGCCATCGTCTCCGGCAAGCCGCAGACGACCCGCAACCGCATCCTCGGCGTGGTGACGCGCCCCGAGGGGCAGGTCGCCTTCATCGACACCCCCGGCATCCACCAGGCCAAGGGGGAGCTCAACCGCTACATGGTGGAGACGGCGCTGCAGGCCGCGGAGGAGGTGGACCTGGTCCTCTTCCTCATCGAGCCGCCCGCCGGCGAGAAGCTCGAGGTGAGCCCGGGCAACCGCACCATCCTCGAGCGGCTGGAGAAGCTGGGCAAGCCCACCTTCCTGGTCATCAACAAGATCGACTCGCTGCCCAAGGCGGCGCTGCTCCCGCTGATTGATTTGTACCGGCAGGAGTTCCCGTTCGCGGAGGTGGTGCCCATCTCCGCGAGGGAGAAGGACGGCGTGGAGCGGCTTTTCCAGGTGGTGCTGGGCCACCTGCCGGAGGGCGACCGCCTCTTCGACGAGGACATGCTCACCGACCAGCAGGAGCGCACGCTGGTGGCGGAGTACATCCGCGAGCAGGTGCTGCGTCACTGCCGTCAGGAGATTCCGTACTCCACGGCGGTGCTGGTGGACATCTTCGATGAATCCGAGCGTGAGCCCCGTCCGGGCACGCCGCCGGGCCAGCTGGGCGGACTCATCCGCATCGCCGCGTCCATCTACGTGGAGCGCGACAGCCAGAAGGCCATCATCATCGGCAAGCAGGGACAGATGTTGAAGACGATTGGCACCGACGCGCGCAAGTCCGTGCAGCGGCTGCTGGGAGCGCATGTCTACCTGGACCTGCGCGTCCGGGTGGAGCCGCGCTGGAGCGAGCGCCCCGAAGGCCTCAAGAAGCTGGGATACGACTGA
- the der gene encoding ribosome biogenesis GTPase Der: MKPLVAIVGRPNVGKSTLFNRLIGRRLALVEDQPGVTRDRHYADAVWGGRSFTFIDTGGFVPGEKDSLLQQVREQAQLAVEECDVIVFVVDGRDGVTPADVAVASYLRKSGKPVIVAANKLDNTTGTMQALAADFYKLGLGEVHALSAEHNLGVNGLFDEVVEKLPPKEEGEDDTAPPDDGIIRVAIIGRPNVGKSTLVNAILKEKRVVASDVPGTTRDPIDSPLEYKGKKLLLTDTAGIRRKKTIAHQVEKYSVIAALKVMERSDVAVLLMDATEPAVDQDAKLAGLAEERGRALVIVVNKWDLVDQDQRRQEAYRESLKHALKFVGYAPILFTSALTGSKVEKVVDVAVELAEQFRFRAPTPQLNRLLEHMVDNHPAPIARGKPLRLYYITQVAAAPPTFALTCNYPEGVPDMYKRYITNQLRKTFDLRVPIRLVFKERPGKAKREARKKPHLQGKN; this comes from the coding sequence ATGAAGCCCCTGGTCGCCATTGTCGGACGCCCCAACGTGGGCAAGAGCACGCTGTTCAACCGTCTCATCGGCAGGCGCCTCGCGCTGGTGGAAGACCAGCCGGGCGTGACGAGAGACCGTCACTACGCGGACGCGGTGTGGGGAGGCCGCTCGTTCACCTTCATCGACACGGGCGGCTTCGTCCCGGGCGAGAAGGACTCCCTGCTGCAGCAGGTGCGCGAGCAGGCGCAGCTGGCCGTGGAGGAGTGTGACGTCATCGTCTTCGTCGTGGACGGACGCGACGGCGTCACGCCCGCGGACGTGGCGGTGGCCAGCTACCTGCGCAAGAGCGGCAAGCCCGTCATCGTCGCGGCCAACAAGCTGGACAACACCACGGGCACGATGCAGGCCCTGGCCGCGGACTTCTACAAGCTGGGCCTGGGCGAGGTGCACGCGCTGTCCGCCGAGCACAACCTGGGCGTCAACGGCCTGTTCGACGAGGTGGTGGAGAAGCTGCCGCCGAAGGAAGAGGGCGAGGACGACACCGCGCCCCCGGACGACGGCATCATCCGCGTGGCCATCATCGGCCGGCCCAACGTGGGCAAGAGCACCCTGGTCAACGCCATCCTGAAGGAGAAGCGGGTGGTGGCCAGCGACGTGCCGGGCACCACGCGAGACCCCATCGACTCGCCGCTCGAGTACAAGGGCAAGAAGCTGTTGCTCACGGACACCGCGGGCATCCGGCGCAAGAAGACGATCGCGCATCAGGTGGAGAAGTACTCGGTCATCGCGGCGCTGAAGGTGATGGAGCGCAGCGACGTGGCGGTGCTGTTGATGGACGCCACGGAGCCCGCGGTGGACCAGGACGCGAAGCTGGCGGGCCTGGCCGAGGAGCGGGGCCGCGCGCTGGTCATCGTGGTGAACAAGTGGGACCTGGTGGACCAGGACCAGCGTCGCCAGGAGGCCTACCGCGAGTCGCTCAAGCACGCGCTGAAGTTCGTGGGCTACGCGCCCATCCTGTTCACCTCCGCGCTGACGGGCTCCAAGGTGGAGAAGGTGGTGGACGTGGCGGTGGAGCTGGCCGAGCAGTTCCGGTTCCGGGCGCCCACGCCCCAGCTCAATCGCCTGTTGGAGCACATGGTGGACAACCACCCGGCGCCCATCGCCCGGGGCAAGCCCCTGCGCCTGTACTACATCACCCAGGTGGCGGCGGCGCCCCCGACGTTCGCGCTCACGTGCAACTACCCGGAAGGCGTTCCGGACATGTACAAGCGCTACATCACCAATCAGCTCCGCAAGACGTTCGACCTGCGCGTGCCCATCCGGCTCGTCTTCAAGGAGCGCCCCGGCAAGGCCAAGCGTGAGGCGCGAAAGAAGCCTCACCTCCAGGGCAAGAACTGA
- a CDS encoding tetratricopeptide repeat protein: MAGTKTEKIRQQELRQPDTFQKVGNDARDWLAQRQKLIGIVVAVIILGGVGAGIASELSKRGEEKASQALGQALSVLDRPIDGVQPAQPGDTETPFKSVKERDEALVKALTDFRKEHGGTRSATTAALSLGEAQFRLGNFADAQASFGDFLKGAAQNDPLRAGAFEGQGYAFEAEKKFDEALKAFEQMGAAGGGEFLAGMGDYHKGRMLIAQDKKDEAASVLSKVSTDHPNTTAARLSSERLAVLASQGVKIPVPAQPAVTGTDAG, from the coding sequence GTGGCTGGAACCAAGACCGAGAAGATTCGCCAGCAGGAGCTTCGTCAGCCGGACACCTTCCAGAAGGTGGGCAACGACGCACGTGACTGGCTGGCCCAGCGCCAGAAGCTCATCGGCATCGTCGTCGCCGTCATCATCCTCGGCGGCGTGGGCGCGGGCATCGCCAGCGAGCTGTCCAAGCGCGGCGAGGAGAAGGCGTCCCAGGCCCTGGGCCAGGCGCTCTCCGTGCTGGACCGTCCCATCGACGGCGTGCAGCCCGCGCAGCCCGGCGACACCGAGACGCCCTTCAAGAGCGTCAAGGAGCGCGACGAGGCGCTGGTGAAGGCGCTGACGGACTTCCGCAAGGAGCACGGCGGCACGCGCTCGGCCACCACGGCCGCGCTGTCGCTGGGCGAGGCGCAGTTCCGCCTGGGCAACTTCGCGGACGCGCAGGCCTCCTTCGGCGACTTCCTGAAGGGCGCCGCCCAGAATGATCCGCTCCGCGCGGGTGCGTTCGAGGGCCAGGGCTACGCCTTCGAGGCGGAGAAGAAGTTCGACGAGGCTCTCAAGGCCTTCGAGCAGATGGGCGCCGCGGGCGGTGGTGAGTTCCTGGCGGGCATGGGCGACTACCACAAGGGCCGCATGCTCATCGCGCAGGACAAGAAGGACGAGGCGGCCAGTGTCCTGTCGAAGGTGTCGACGGACCACCCGAACACCACCGCGGCGCGGCTGTCGAGCGAGCGGCTGGCGGTGCTGGCCTCGCAGGGCGTGAAGATTCCGGTGCCGGCGCAGCCCGCCGTCACTGGTACGGACGCGGGGTAG
- a CDS encoding PQQ-binding-like beta-propeller repeat protein: MRKQRVSWKHWLGSAVALGLLGGCSSLPRYGNPELPRTEQAPPLDYFSVAWWAPLVTPTLMEYAPREVATPAYDGLSNTVIALTRDGFIRGVGSDGQVKWSKKTSTRFAAGARVSDGVAFIPGGDGTLYALDAATGEEKWKYAAGESLATVPVVAEGLVLVASESDTLFAVKAADGVWAWQYRRDPPSGFSVRGASTPLVREGNVYVGFSDGYVVSLTMRDGSANWEKSLSGSGNEFLDVDSTPVMDEHGQLYVASYKSGIYALEAESGDLVWTSSVGGMTALLSKGKMLFAVGDGRVDAYLAEDGRLLWTHPLGERAAQAPVFAKGMLIVPIQRSLLFLDPKTGQARVSWNPGDGVSATPFVAGSKLFVLSNNGWLYALDFNGLKG; the protein is encoded by the coding sequence ATGAGGAAGCAGCGCGTGAGCTGGAAGCATTGGCTGGGGAGCGCTGTGGCGCTCGGTCTCCTGGGCGGGTGCAGCAGCCTGCCGCGCTACGGCAATCCGGAGCTGCCTCGGACGGAGCAGGCCCCTCCGCTGGATTACTTCTCCGTGGCCTGGTGGGCGCCGTTGGTGACGCCCACCCTCATGGAGTACGCCCCGCGCGAGGTCGCGACGCCGGCGTACGACGGGCTGAGCAACACGGTCATCGCGCTGACGCGGGACGGGTTCATCCGCGGCGTCGGCTCGGACGGCCAGGTCAAGTGGTCCAAGAAGACCAGCACGCGCTTCGCGGCGGGCGCCCGGGTGAGCGACGGCGTCGCCTTCATCCCGGGGGGCGACGGCACGCTGTACGCGCTGGACGCCGCCACGGGCGAGGAGAAGTGGAAGTACGCGGCCGGCGAGTCGCTGGCGACGGTGCCCGTCGTGGCCGAGGGCCTGGTGCTGGTGGCCTCGGAGAGCGACACCCTGTTCGCGGTGAAGGCCGCGGATGGCGTGTGGGCCTGGCAGTACCGCAGGGATCCTCCGTCGGGCTTCTCGGTGCGCGGCGCGTCCACGCCCCTGGTCCGCGAGGGCAATGTCTACGTGGGCTTCTCTGACGGCTACGTCGTCTCGCTGACCATGCGGGACGGCAGCGCGAACTGGGAGAAGTCGCTGTCGGGCAGCGGCAACGAGTTCCTGGATGTGGACTCGACGCCGGTGATGGACGAGCACGGTCAGCTCTACGTGGCCTCGTACAAGAGCGGCATCTACGCGCTCGAGGCGGAGTCCGGGGACCTGGTCTGGACCAGCTCCGTGGGCGGCATGACGGCGCTCTTGTCGAAGGGGAAGATGCTCTTCGCGGTGGGCGACGGCCGGGTGGACGCCTACCTGGCGGAGGACGGGCGGCTCCTGTGGACGCACCCCCTGGGCGAAAGGGCCGCGCAGGCGCCGGTGTTCGCCAAGGGAATGCTCATCGTCCCCATCCAGCGCTCGCTGCTGTTCCTGGACCCGAAGACGGGCCAGGCGCGCGTGTCGTGGAACCCCGGGGACGGCGTGTCGGCGACGCCCTTCGTGGCGGGCTCCAAGCTGTTCGTGCTCTCCAACAATGGCTGGCTCTACGCGTTGGACTTCAACGGACTGAAGGGGTGA
- a CDS encoding (deoxy)nucleoside triphosphate pyrophosphohydrolase encodes MTTRTVRVVAALIPGPVDTQRFLVQQRLPGGSRALLWEFPGGKVEAGETDEVALARECREELDVELAVGRRLWEGKHTYPDLTVELVLYAARVVSGEPKPLGAHALAFHTPVEMQTLPFCEADIPLLDELVAGRLGALD; translated from the coding sequence GTGACGACCCGGACGGTCCGCGTGGTGGCGGCGCTGATTCCCGGTCCCGTCGACACCCAGCGCTTCCTGGTGCAGCAGCGGCTCCCCGGTGGGAGCCGCGCGCTCCTGTGGGAGTTCCCCGGCGGCAAGGTGGAGGCCGGGGAGACGGACGAGGTGGCCCTCGCCCGCGAGTGTCGCGAGGAGCTGGACGTGGAGCTCGCCGTGGGCCGGCGCCTGTGGGAGGGCAAGCACACGTACCCGGACCTGACGGTGGAGCTGGTGCTCTACGCGGCCCGGGTGGTGTCGGGAGAGCCGAAGCCGCTGGGTGCGCATGCGCTGGCGTTCCACACGCCGGTGGAGATGCAGACCCTGCCGTTCTGCGAGGCGGACATCCCGCTGCTGGACGAGCTGGTGGCGGGAAGGCTGGGCGCGCTCGATTGA
- a CDS encoding ribonuclease H-like domain-containing protein encodes MLQRTFQHIPGVGPWREKDLWARGIKSWDDFPAAGQGVAITRKTDDIARERIAQAREALERRDLRRLAELVPPREHWRLYPEFQHDAVYFDIETDGREAQAPTVVSLFDSTGLHVFIQGRNMDALPEAMAARRLWVTFNGSTFDVPVLKNYFGPARFPVPEAHIDLRFVTRRLGMGGGLKDIEGQIGAERPPHMKGVNGYDAVLLWRAYTRRGDVEALRFLVEYNLYDSFQLRTLMDVAYNRGADDLNQDVPRLPVFERGDVLYDVSRIILELGPTERDLQTLARVRAEEQFP; translated from the coding sequence ATGCTTCAGCGGACGTTCCAGCACATCCCCGGCGTGGGGCCCTGGCGCGAGAAGGATTTGTGGGCGCGGGGCATCAAGAGCTGGGATGACTTTCCGGCGGCGGGCCAGGGTGTGGCCATCACCCGGAAGACGGACGACATCGCGCGCGAGCGGATCGCGCAGGCCCGCGAGGCGCTGGAGCGCCGGGACTTGCGACGGCTCGCGGAGCTGGTTCCTCCGCGGGAGCACTGGCGGCTGTATCCCGAGTTCCAGCACGACGCCGTCTACTTCGACATCGAGACGGATGGCCGCGAGGCGCAGGCGCCCACGGTGGTGAGCCTGTTCGACTCGACCGGGCTGCACGTGTTCATCCAGGGCCGGAACATGGACGCGCTGCCGGAGGCGATGGCGGCCCGCCGGCTGTGGGTGACGTTCAACGGCTCCACCTTCGATGTGCCGGTGTTGAAGAACTACTTCGGGCCGGCGCGCTTCCCGGTGCCGGAGGCGCACATTGATCTGCGCTTCGTGACACGGCGGTTGGGGATGGGCGGCGGGCTGAAGGACATCGAGGGCCAGATTGGCGCCGAGCGTCCGCCGCACATGAAGGGCGTGAACGGCTACGACGCGGTGCTGCTGTGGCGTGCGTACACGCGGCGTGGCGACGTGGAGGCCCTGCGGTTCCTGGTCGAGTACAACCTGTATGACTCGTTCCAGCTCCGCACGCTGATGGACGTGGCCTACAACCGCGGCGCGGATGACTTGAATCAGGACGTGCCCCGACTGCCCGTGTTCGAGCGTGGGGATGTCCTGTATGACGTGAGCCGCATCATCCTGGAGCTGGGGCCCACGGAGCGGGATCTGCAGACGCTTGCCCGGGTCCGCGCCGAGGAGCAGTTTCCCTGA
- a CDS encoding DUF3014 domain-containing protein, with amino-acid sequence MSEPTDPMQSPETPKSSSAGKKAALIGGPLVAVGVGVAVAMGAFRKEPVAVPVVAEAPKPVDAGAAPVAPTASLPESDGRVRELASRMSEEAELQRWLQEKDLVRRVTAAVNNVADGSSPRMVLGFLAPAGGFQVVEGKDKTVTIDPRSHARYDLVARVFGTFDAQVARSLFKDLKPLIDQAHGEIAPPGQSFDSTLNRAIEHLLSVPVPEGALEVQPQAGLYVYASPELEGLSRAQKHLLRMGPQNIRVIQAKLKELQTALELPPVAER; translated from the coding sequence ATGAGCGAACCGACGGACCCGATGCAGAGCCCGGAGACGCCCAAGTCCAGCTCGGCTGGGAAGAAGGCCGCGCTGATTGGAGGTCCCCTGGTGGCCGTGGGAGTGGGCGTGGCCGTGGCGATGGGGGCGTTCCGCAAGGAGCCGGTGGCGGTGCCCGTGGTGGCGGAGGCGCCGAAGCCCGTGGATGCCGGAGCCGCGCCCGTGGCGCCCACGGCGTCGCTTCCGGAGAGTGACGGCCGGGTCCGTGAGCTGGCGAGCCGGATGTCGGAGGAAGCCGAGCTCCAGCGCTGGCTCCAGGAGAAGGACCTGGTGCGCCGGGTGACGGCGGCCGTGAACAACGTCGCGGACGGCTCGAGCCCTCGGATGGTGCTGGGGTTCCTGGCGCCGGCCGGTGGGTTCCAGGTCGTCGAGGGCAAGGACAAGACGGTGACCATCGACCCGCGCAGCCATGCCCGGTACGACCTGGTCGCGCGTGTGTTCGGGACGTTTGATGCGCAGGTGGCCCGGAGCCTGTTCAAGGACTTGAAGCCGCTCATCGATCAGGCCCACGGAGAGATTGCTCCGCCGGGACAGTCGTTCGATTCGACGCTCAATCGGGCCATCGAGCATCTGCTCTCGGTTCCGGTTCCGGAGGGCGCGCTGGAGGTCCAGCCGCAGGCCGGGCTCTATGTCTACGCGTCGCCCGAGCTGGAGGGCTTGAGCAGGGCTCAGAAGCACCTGCTGCGCATGGGCCCGCAGAACATCCGGGTCATCCAGGCGAAGTTGAAGGAGCTTCAGACCGCGTTGGAGCTGCCTCCCGTGGCGGAGCGTTAG
- a CDS encoding ABC transporter permease encodes MRVLDSLLADARFAFRTFRRSPGFAAAAILCLALGIGANAVIFSVVHGVLLRPLPYAEPERIVSLLEFRAQGSGGPVSWLTFWDWRDQAKAFEHITAFTVGGSILRSDDDSERLEATRGTAGYFAVHGMPPLLGRTFVPGDDQPGHEPVAVLNEALWRRRFGANPAVLGRTVLLDDIPHTVIGVVPESFDPKMDVWLPLVAPADARGRFSTLLSVRARLAPGFSVESAHQELAAVTAAIAAASPDALKERTSRVESLAEARTRLWSGPLKLLLGAVALVLLIACANVANILLARAGARHQELAVRVALGASRGRVIQQLLVESLLLALMGGALGGLLARWGLDGLLAVAPESMPHRAAIALDGTSFLFLAAISLTSGLVFGLLPALQLSQLDLRGAVPSSGRRLRSTLVVLELALCLVLLVGAGLLGRGFLQLLGTSPGLASEQLLTLHIAIPDSRFFNEQGLDDHVPQTLLEPILEEVRALPGVSAAAMTSLLPIQRAWNNARYVIEGEPPPEPGTEPRAERRSTSPGFFATVGIPLRQGRDFTASDAAPGQPATVIINETLARRHFPDGQALGRQLRLGTGPHTIIGVVGDVRQAGLDKTPLAELHVPYGRPWGDDSLVLVARTSVPPETLLPSVREAVRRVDSGLPVFRALTMDQVITESLGFRRLVLGLLGGFAALALVLSTYGLYGVISLLVSQRTRELGIRMALGARPSDVLRLVLGQGARLAGVGIALGLAGALALTRMLESQLYGVTATDPLTFIAVATLFALVALLACWLPARRATRVDPLVAMRT; translated from the coding sequence ATGAGAGTCCTCGACAGCCTGCTCGCGGATGCACGCTTCGCGTTCCGCACGTTCCGTCGCTCACCCGGCTTCGCCGCCGCGGCCATCCTCTGCCTCGCCCTGGGCATTGGCGCGAACGCCGTCATCTTCAGCGTCGTCCACGGCGTCCTCCTCCGCCCGCTGCCGTACGCCGAACCCGAGCGAATCGTCTCGCTCCTCGAGTTCCGCGCCCAAGGCAGCGGCGGCCCGGTGTCCTGGCTCACATTCTGGGACTGGCGCGACCAGGCCAAGGCCTTCGAGCACATCACGGCCTTCACCGTCGGCGGCTCCATCCTCCGCTCGGATGACGACTCCGAGCGCCTCGAAGCCACCCGTGGCACCGCTGGCTACTTCGCCGTCCACGGCATGCCCCCGTTGCTCGGCCGCACCTTCGTTCCCGGCGACGACCAGCCCGGCCATGAGCCCGTCGCCGTCCTCAACGAGGCCCTGTGGCGTCGCCGGTTCGGCGCCAATCCCGCCGTCCTCGGCCGCACGGTGCTCCTCGATGACATTCCCCACACCGTGATTGGCGTCGTCCCCGAGTCCTTCGACCCGAAGATGGATGTCTGGCTCCCGTTGGTCGCTCCCGCCGACGCCCGTGGCCGGTTCTCCACGCTGCTCTCGGTGCGCGCCCGGCTGGCCCCGGGCTTCAGCGTCGAGTCCGCCCACCAGGAGCTCGCGGCCGTCACCGCCGCCATCGCCGCCGCGAGCCCGGATGCGCTCAAGGAGCGCACCTCCCGCGTCGAATCGCTCGCCGAGGCCCGGACGCGCCTCTGGAGCGGCCCCTTGAAGCTCCTGCTCGGCGCCGTGGCCCTGGTCCTCCTCATCGCCTGCGCCAACGTCGCGAACATCCTGCTCGCGCGAGCCGGCGCCCGGCACCAGGAGCTCGCCGTTCGCGTGGCCCTGGGGGCCAGTCGTGGCCGCGTCATCCAGCAACTCCTCGTCGAGAGCCTCCTGCTCGCGCTCATGGGCGGCGCGCTCGGCGGATTGCTCGCGCGCTGGGGCCTGGACGGCCTGCTCGCCGTGGCCCCCGAGTCGATGCCTCACCGGGCCGCCATCGCCCTCGACGGGACCTCGTTCCTGTTCCTCGCCGCCATCTCCCTCACCAGCGGCCTGGTCTTCGGGCTGCTTCCCGCGCTCCAGCTGTCCCAGCTCGACCTCCGAGGCGCCGTGCCTTCATCGGGCCGTCGGCTCCGCTCCACGCTGGTCGTCCTGGAACTGGCCCTCTGCCTGGTCCTGCTCGTCGGCGCGGGCCTGCTGGGCCGAGGCTTCCTCCAGCTCCTGGGGACCTCGCCCGGACTGGCCTCCGAGCAGCTCCTCACGCTGCACATCGCCATCCCCGACAGTCGGTTCTTCAACGAACAAGGCCTCGACGACCACGTCCCGCAGACACTCCTGGAGCCCATCCTCGAGGAGGTCCGAGCCCTCCCGGGCGTGAGCGCCGCGGCGATGACCTCGCTCCTGCCCATCCAGCGCGCCTGGAACAACGCCCGCTACGTCATCGAGGGCGAGCCCCCGCCGGAACCCGGCACCGAGCCCCGCGCCGAGCGACGCTCCACCAGCCCCGGGTTCTTCGCCACCGTCGGAATCCCGCTCCGTCAGGGCCGAGACTTCACCGCCTCCGACGCCGCCCCCGGCCAGCCCGCCACCGTCATCATCAACGAGACGCTCGCGCGCCGGCACTTCCCGGACGGCCAGGCCCTGGGGCGCCAGCTCCGCCTGGGCACCGGTCCCCACACCATCATCGGCGTGGTCGGCGACGTGCGGCAGGCCGGGCTCGACAAGACGCCGCTCGCGGAGCTCCATGTCCCGTACGGTCGGCCCTGGGGCGATGACAGCCTGGTCCTCGTCGCCCGGACGTCGGTGCCCCCGGAGACCCTCCTGCCTTCGGTCCGCGAGGCCGTGCGCCGCGTCGACTCGGGCCTGCCCGTCTTCCGCGCCCTCACCATGGACCAGGTCATCACCGAATCGCTCGGCTTCCGCCGGCTCGTTCTCGGCCTGCTCGGGGGCTTCGCGGCGCTGGCCCTGGTGCTCTCCACCTACGGGCTCTACGGCGTCATCTCGCTGCTCGTCTCCCAGCGCACCCGCGAGCTGGGCATCCGCATGGCCCTGGGAGCCCGGCCGAGCGACGTCCTGAGACTGGTCCTGGGCCAGGGCGCGAGGCTCGCGGGCGTGGGCATCGCCCTGGGGCTCGCGGGCGCCCTGGCGCTGACCCGCATGCTCGAAAGCCAGCTCTACGGCGTCACGGCGACGGACCCGCTGACCTTCATCGCCGTGGCCACCCTCTTCGCGCTCGTCGCCCTGCTGGCCTGCTGGCTCCCCGCCCGACGGGCCACCCGCGTGGACCCGCTCGTCGCCATGCGGACCTGA